The Streptococcus oralis DNA window TGTAAGAGAAGAACGAGTGTGAGAGTGGAAAGTTCACACTGTGACGGTATCTTACCAGAAAGGGACGGCTAACTACGTGCCAGCAGCCGCGGTAATACGTAGGTCCCGAGCGTTGTCCGGATTTATTGGGCGTAAAGCGAGCGCAGGCGGTTAGATAAGTCTGAAGTTAAAGGCTGTGGCTTAACCATAGTACGCTTTGGAAACTGTTTAACTTGAGTGCAAGAGGGGAGAGTGGAATTCCATGTGTAGCGGTGAAATGCGTAGATATATGGAGGAACACCGGTGGCGAAAGCGGCTCTCTGGCTTGTAACTGACGCTGAGGCTCGAAAGCGTGGGGAGCAAACAGGATTAGATACCCTGGTAGTCCACGCCGTAAACGATGAGTGCTAGGTGTTAGACCCTTTCCGGGGTTTAGTGCCGCAGCTAACGCATTAAGCACTCCGCCTGGGGAGTACGACCGCAAGGTTGAAACTCAAAGGAATTGACGGGGGCCCGCACAAGCGGTGGAGCATGTGGTTTAATTCGAAGCAACGCGAAGAACCTTACCAGGTCTTGACATCCCTCTGACCGCTCTAGAGATAGAGTTTTCCTTCGGGACAGAGGTGACAGGTGGTGCATGGTTGTCGTCAGCTCGTGTCGTGAGATGTTGGGTTAAGTCCCGCAACGAGCGCAACCCCTATTGTTAGTTGCCATCATTCAGTTGGGCACTCTAGCGAGACTGCCGGTAATAAACCGGAGGAAGGTGGGGATGACGTCAAATCATCATGCCCCTTATGACCTGGGCTACACACGTGCTACAATGGCTGGTACAACGAGTCGCAAGCCGGTGACGGCAAGCTAATCTCTTAAAGCCAGTCTCAGTTCGGATTGTAGGCTGCAACTCGCCTACATGAAGTCGGAATCGCTAGTAATCGCGGATCAGCACGCCGCGGTGAATACGTTCCCGGGCCTTGTACACACCGCCCGTCACACCACGAGAGTTTGTAACACCCGAAGTCGGTGAGGTAACCTTTTAGGAGCCAGCCGCCTAAGGTGGGATAGATGATTGGGGTGAAGTCGTAACAAGGTAGCCGTATCGGAAGGTGCGGCTGGATCACCTCCTTTCTAAGGATAAGGAACTGCACATTGGTCTTGTTTAGTCTTGAGAGGTCTTGTGGGGCCTTAGCTCAGCTGGGAGAGCGCCTGCTTTGCACGCAGGAGGTCAGCGGTTCGATCCCGCTAGGCTCCATTGGTGAGAGATCACCAAGTAATGCACATTGAAAATTGAATATCTATATCAAATAGTAACAAGAAAATAAACCGAAACGCTGTAGTATTAAAAGAGTTTATGACTGAAAGGTCAAAAAATAAGGTTAAGTTAATAAGGGCGCACGGTGGATGCCTTGGCACTAGGAGCCGAAGAAGGACGTGACAAACGACGATATGCCTTGGGTAGCTGTAAGTAAGCGATGATCCAGGGATTTCCGAATGGGGGAACCCAACAGGTACTACCTGTTACCCGCATCTGTTAAGGATGTGAGGAGGAAGACGCAGTGAACTGAAACATCTAAGTAGCTGCAGGAAGAGAAAGCAAAAGCGATTGCCTTAGTAGCGGCGAGCGAAACGGCAGGAGGGCAAACCGAAGAGTTTACTCTTCGGGGTTGTAGGACTGCAATGTGGACTCAAAGATTATAGAAGAATGATTTGGGAAGATCAGCCAAAGAGAGTAATAGCCTCGTATTTAAAATAGTCTTTGTACCTAGCAGTATCCTGAGTACGGCGGGACACGTGAAATCCCGTCGGAATCTGGGAGGACCATCTCCCAACCCTAAATACTCCCTAGTGACCGATAGTGAACCAGTACCGTGAGGGAAAGGTGAAAAGCACCCCGGGAGGGGAGTGAAATAGAACCTGAAACCGTGTGCCTACAACAAGTTCGAGCCCGTTAATGGGTGAGAGCGTGCCTTTTGTAGAATGAACCGGCGAGTTACGATATGATGCGAGGTTAAGTTGAAGAGACGGAGCCGCAGGGAAACCGAGTCTGAATAGGGCGCTTTAGTATCATGTCGTAGACCCGAAACCATGTGACCTACCCATGAGCAGGTTGAAGGTGCGGTAAGACGCACTGGAGGACCGAACCAGGGCACGTTGAAAAGTGCTTGGATGACTTGTGGGTAGCGGAGAAATTCCAAACGAACTTGGAGATAGCTGGTTCTCTCCGAAATAGCTTTAGGGCTAGCGTCGACATAAAGATTCTTGGAGGTAGAGCACTGTTTGGGTGAGGGGTCCATCCCGGATTACCAATCTCAGATAAACTCCGAATGCCAATGAATTATGGTCGGCAGTCAGACTGCGAGTGCTAAGATCCGTAGTCGAAAGGGAAACAGCCCAGACCACCAGCTAAGGTCCCAAAATAATTGTTAAGTGGAAAAGGATGTGGGGTTGCACAGACAACTAGGATGTTAGCTTAGAAGCAGCTATTCATTCAAAGAGTGCGTAATAGCTCACTAGTCGAGTGACCCTGCGCCGAAAATGTACCGGGGCTAAAACAATTTACCGAAGCTGTGGATACCTTTATAGGTATGGTAGGAGAGCGTTCTATGTGTGAAGAAGGTATACCGTGAGGAGTGCTGGAACGCATAGAAGTGAGAATGCCGGTATGAGTAGCGAAAGACAGGTGAGAATCCTGTCCACCGTAAGACTAAGGTTTCCAGGGGAAGGCTCGTCCGCCCTGGGTTAGTCGGGACCTAAGGAGAGACCGAAAGGTGTATCCGATGGACAACAGGTTGATATTCCTGTACTAGAGTATGTAGTGATGGAGGGACGCAGTAGGCTAACTAAAGCAGACGAATGGAAGTGTCTGTCTAAGCAGTGAGGTGTGATATGAGTCAAATGCTTATATCTATAACATTGAGCTGTGATGGGGAGCGAAGTTTAGTAGCGAAGTTAGTGACGTCACACTGCCAAGAAAAGCTTCTAGCGTTTAAACATACTCTACCCGTACCGCAAACCGACACAGGTAGTCGAGGCGAGTAGCCTCAGGTGAGCGAGAGAACTCTCGTTAAGGAACTCGGCAAAATGACCCCGTAACTTCGGGAGAAGGGGTGCTGACTTTACGTCAGCCGCAGTGAATAGGCCCAAGCAACTGTTTATCAAAAACACAGCTCTCTGCTAAATCGTAAGATGATGTATAGGGGGTGACGCCTGCCCGGTGCTGGAAGGTTAAGAGGAGTGCTTAGCGTAAGCGAAGGTATGAATTGAAGCCCCAGTAAACGGCGGCCGTAACTATAACGGTCCTAAGGTAGCGAAATTCCTTGTCGGGTAAGTTCCGACCCGCACGAAAGGCGTAATGATTTGGGCACTGTCTCAACGAGAGACTCGGTGAAATTTTAGTACCTGTGAAGATGCAGGTTACCCGCGACAGGACGGAAAGACCCCATGGAGCTTTACTGCAGTTTGATATTGAGTGTCTGTACCACATGTACAGGATAGGTAGGAGTCTATGAGATCGGGACGCCAGTTTCGAAGGAGACGTTGTTGGGATACTACCCTTGTGTTATGGCCACTCTAACCCGGATAGGTTATCCCTATCGGAGACAGTGTCTGACGGGCAGTTTGACTGGGGCGGTCGCCTCCTAAAAGGTAACGGAGGCGCCCAAAGGTTCCCTCAGAATGGTTGGAAATCATTCGCAGAGTGTAAAGGTATAAGGGAGCTTGACTGCGAGAGCTACAACTCGAGCAGGGACGAAAGTCGGGCTTAGTGATCCGGTGGTTCCGTATGGAAGGGCCATCGCTCAACGGATAAAAGCTACCCTGGGGATAACAGGCTTATCTCCCCCAAGAGTTCACATCGACGGGGAGGTTTGGCACCTCGATGTCGGCTCGTCGCATCCTGGGGCTGTAGTCGGTCCCAAGGGTTGGGCTGTTCGCCCATTAAAGCGGCACGCGAGCTGGGTTCAGAACGTCGTGAGACAGTTCGGTCCCTATCCGTCGCGGGCGTAGGAAATTTGAGAGGATCTGCTCCTAGTACGAGAGGACCAGAGTGGACTTACCGCTGGTGTACCAGTTGTCTTGCCAAAGGCATCGCTGGGTAGCTATGTAGGGAAGGGATAAACGCTGAAAGCATCTAAGTGTGAAACCCACCTCAAGATGAGATTTCCCATGATTTTATATCAGTAAGAGCCCTGAGAGATGATCAGGTAGATAGGTTAGAAGTGGAAGTGTGGCGACACATGTAGCGGACTAATACTAATAGCTCGAGGACTTATCCAAAGTAACTGAGAATACGAAGTGTGAGGTTTTCTTGGTATTTGATAGATATTCAATTTTGAGTAGGTATTACTCAGAGTTAAGTGACGATAGCCTAGGAGATACACCTGTACCCATGCCGAACACAGCAGTTAAGCCCTAGAACGCCGGAAGTAGTTGGGGGTTGCCCCCTGTGAGATATGGAAGTCGCTTAGCTTTTATCCGCCATAGCTCAGTTGGTAGTAGCGCATGACTGTTAATCATGATGTCGTAGGTTCGAGTCCTACTGGCGGAGTATAAATCGAAACGTTCAACTGAGCGTTTTTTTATTTATAAATATAGTGGATTGTTGAAATTTCAAATTTTAATTTTTAAATCTGTAATTACCTCTTTATTTTATTTTTAGTTCGTTTAGCTTTAAATTCTTCTTTTATAGGATTTGAAGCTTTTTTAGTTCCTTTTTTTGTTAGACTAGTGTTACTAATAAGAAAGGGAATTTTTATATGCTTCAGAAATTTTATGATCGAGCATTCGTCTTTTTGAAACTAGTTGAACAAGAATATGCCTCTTTAGGCCAGAGTTGTTCAGAGTGGGAATCACTTCATCTTCGGTTTTTACTATATTATTTAATCCGATTTAAAATAAAAAGTGATAGGGACTTTTCACTATATCACTTTAAAACAGCTTATCGTCTATATCTAGATAAATTACTACAAGGTGGTACAACTCTCATTCAATAGGAAGTATCTATATCATAATTACGAACGATAGTTATAGATATATTTTAAAAAATATAGAATTAGCTTATAATCAAACGCTCCTGTATTTAGAAATGAAAGAATTTCCAAATCTTTTCTACTGTTTCTTCTTGATAAAATAGTGTTTTTTTCTTATAATAAATTGTAAGATATAATTGTGGGTGAGATTCCTGCCATGTATATGAGAAAGGACGAGCTCCTAGTAGCTCAGACGAATTTTATTATGACTTCAGTTGTTGTTGTAGGTACCCAGTGGGGTGATGAAGGTAAAGGGAAAATTACAGATTTTCTTTCTGCTAATGCAGAGGTAATTGCTCGTTATCAAGGTGGTGATAATGCTGGTCACACGATTGTGATCGATGGTAAGAAATTTAAGTTGCACTTGATTCCATCTGGAATTTTCTTTCCTGAAAAAATCTCTGTTATTGGGAATGGGATGGTCGTGAATCCAAAATCCCTTGTGAAAGAGTTGAGCTATCTTCATGAGGAAGGTGTGACAACTGATAACTTGCGTATTTCTGATCGTGCGCATGTTATTTTGCCTTATCACATTGAGTTGGATCGCTTGCAGGAAGAAGCTAAGGGTGACAATAAGATTGGTACTACAATCAAGGGAATCGGTCCAGCATATATGGACAAGGCTGCTCGTGTTGGAATTCGTATTGCGGATCTTTTGGATAAGGATATTTTCCGTGAACGTTTGGAACGCAATCTTGCAGAAAAGAATCGTTTGTTTGAAAAATTATATGATAGCACCCCTATTTCAGTTGATGATATTTTTGAAGAGTATTATGAATATGGTCAACAAATCAAGCAATACGTGACAGATACATCCGTTATCTTGAATGATGCGCTTGATAATGGCAAACGTGTGCTGTTTGAAGGTGCGCAAGGTGTTATGCTAGATATCGACCAAGGTACGTATCCATTTGTTACGTCGTCAAACCCTGTCGCTGGTGGTGTGACAATTGGGTCTGGTGTTGGCCCAAGTAAGATTGACAAGGTTGTAGGTGTATGTAAAGCCTACACAAGTCGTGTAGGAGACGGACCTTTCCCAACTGAATTATTTGATGAAGTGGGAGATCGCATCCGTGAAGTAGGTCATGAATACGGTACAACAACTGGCCGTCCACGTCGTGTGGGTTGGTTTGATTCAGTTGTGATGCGCCATAGTCGCCGTGTATCTGGGATTACCAATCTTTCATTGAATTCTATCGATGTTTTGAGCGGTTTGGATATGGTAAAAATCTGTGTAGCTTATGATCTCGATGGTCAACGTATTGATTACTATCCTGCTAGTCTTGAGCAGTTGAAACGTTGCAAGCCAATTTACGAAGAGTTACCAGGTTGGTCAGAAGACATCACTGGAGTCCGTAATTTAGAAGACCTTCCTGAGAATGCACGTAACTATGTTCGTCGTATAAGCGAGTTGGTTGGTGTTCGTATCTCTACTTTCTCAGTAGGTCCTGGTCGTGAACAAACTAATATTTTAGAAAGTGTTTGGTCATAGGAGATTTTTAAGATTAGTTTAAGACAGGTTGGGTATACTATAGACAGTTACAAGAAGACCTCCTAACTTGTTGTAACAAATATCCTAAACTTTTCTTTTTCATAATAATCTCCCTATTAAGTCACCGCATTCGGTGGCTTTTTTTGTGTTGAGAATCATGATATAATAATAAAATCGACAAGTAGGAAAAGAGAAGAACGATGAATTATACAGTTGAAGAAAAAGAAGCCTTTATGAGAGAGGCTTTGAGAGAGGCTGAGATTGCCTTAGAACACGATGAAATTCCAATTGGTTGTGTGATTGTCAAGGATGGAGAAATCATTGGTAGGGGACATAATGCGCGCGAGGAGTTGCAACGGGCGGTCATGCATGCAGAAATCATGGCTATAGAGAATGCGAATCTGAGTGAGGAGAGCTGGCGCTTGCTGGATTGCACGCTTTTTGTGACCATTGAGCCTTGTGTCATGTGTAGCGGGGCCATTGGGCTTGCCCGTATTCCAAACGTAGTCTATGGGGCTAAAAACCAGAAATTTGGTGCAGCTGGAAGTTTGTACGATATTTTGACAGATGAGCGTCTCAATCATCGTGTAGAGGTAGAAACGGGAATTTTGGAAGATGATTGTGCAGCGATTATGCAGGACTTTTTCCGAAATCGACGGAAAAAATAATTTCTCTTTAAAAACAGAGGGGAATGTGGTATAATGAATAGTGGAGCAACAGTTCTGCGTGAAGCGGGTCAGGGGAGGAATCCAGCAGCCCTAAGCGATGTGAATTGTGTGCTCTTTTTTCGTGCTTTTTTCGAATAAATAAGATAAAATAGCCTAGAATAAATGATTATAGAAAAGAGAAAAATATGAAAATTCGTGGTTTTGAATTGGTTTCGAGTTTTACAGACGAAAATTTATTGCCGAAACGAGAGACAGCTCACGCAGCTGGTTACGACTTAAAGGTTGCGGAACGCACTGTGATTGCTCCAGGAGAGATTGTCTTGGTTCCGACAGGGGTTAAGGCCTACATGCAGCCGACAGAAGTGCTCTATCTCTATGACCGTTCATCAAACCCTCGCAAGAAGGGCTTGGTCTTGATTAACTCAGTTGGGGTCATTGATGGGGATTATTATGGAAATCCTGGGAATGAAGGCCATATCTTTGCTCAGATGAAAAACATTACTGAACAGGAAGTCGCCCTCGAAGTTGGAGAACGTGTGGTCCAGGCTGTTTTTGCACCATTTTTGATTGCAGATGGAGATGAGGCAGACGGCGTGCGAACTGGTGGATTTGGATCGACAGGGCATTAAGATAAGGACCTGCTTTCAAAACCATAACAGGAGAAATCAGCTGATAGAAAGAAGGATAATAAAATGAGTTATAAAGACTTTCAGTCTTTTACTCCAGAAAATTGTCAAGGGTATAAGAAAGTCTATAATATCAGTATTGGAGGATTTCTTTACTTAGCTTTTCTTCCGGAAGCCTATTATAAAATTCTTTGTATTTCTTCAGAATATATGTCAATAATTGACTGTGAAAATGATCAGGTAACTCCTGTAGATGGGGATTATGATGAGACGGAATTAGTAGCCATGTATGAGGGCTGTGATTCTCCCATTTCTATTGCGGAACAATATGGTGGAAGTCTCCCTTTGGACAATGGGGAAGATATCCGAGTGACAATGGAAAAAGATCAATCTGGGAAGTATCCGATTTTAACCATTTTTTGGGAAAAGGATAAAGAAACTAGGGTACAAATTTATAAAGGTTATTTACCGTATATTTTTGGTTTTAGTCCGGATGGAGAGTATTATGCTTATGCAGATGATGGCGGATTGACTGTTTTAAAGAAAGATAGTTGATAGCGTGAAAAAAGAAATTTTAAAATGAGAGGATTAGAATCATCGCAAAGAAAAAAGCGACATTTGTATGTCAAAATTGTGGGTATAATTCCCCTAAATATCTGGGACGTTGTCCTAACTGTGGGTCTTGGTCTTCTTTTGTAGAAGAGGTTGAGGTTGCCGAGGTCAAGAATGCGCGTGTGTCCTTGACTGGTGAGAAAACCAAGCCCATGAAACTGGCTGAGGTGACTTCCATCAATGTCAATCGAACCAAGACGGAGATGGAGGAATTCAACCGTGTACTTGGAGGCGGAGTGGTACCAGGGAGTCTCGTCCTTATCGGTGGGGATCCAGGGATTGGGAAATCAACCCTTCTCTTACAAGTATCGACTCAGCTGTCCCAAGTAGGGACTGTTCTCTATGTCAGTGGGGAGGAGTCTGCCCAGCAGATTAAACTCCGTGCAGAGCGCTTGGGGGATATTGATAGCGAGTTTTATCTCTATGCAGAGACCAATATGCAGAGTGTTCGATCTGAGGTGGAGCGCATCCAACCAGATTTTCTCATCATCGACTCTATCCAGACGATTATGTCTCCTGAGATTTCAGGGGTGCAGGGGTCTGTGTCTCAGGTGCGTGAGGTAACGGCTGAACTCATGCAGTTGGCGAAGACTAATAACATTGCTATCTTTATCGTAGGACATGTGACTAAGGAAGGAACCTTGGCAGGTCCGCGTATGTTGGAGCATATGGTGGATACGGTGCTTTACTTTGAA harbors:
- the comW gene encoding sigma(X)-activator ComW; translation: MLQKFYDRAFVFLKLVEQEYASLGQSCSEWESLHLRFLLYYLIRFKIKSDRDFSLYHFKTAYRLYLDKLLQGGTTLIQ
- a CDS encoding dUTP diphosphatase — protein: MKIRGFELVSSFTDENLLPKRETAHAAGYDLKVAERTVIAPGEIVLVPTGVKAYMQPTEVLYLYDRSSNPRKKGLVLINSVGVIDGDYYGNPGNEGHIFAQMKNITEQEVALEVGERVVQAVFAPFLIADGDEADGVRTGGFGSTGH
- the radA gene encoding DNA repair protein RadA: MIAKKKATFVCQNCGYNSPKYLGRCPNCGSWSSFVEEVEVAEVKNARVSLTGEKTKPMKLAEVTSINVNRTKTEMEEFNRVLGGGVVPGSLVLIGGDPGIGKSTLLLQVSTQLSQVGTVLYVSGEESAQQIKLRAERLGDIDSEFYLYAETNMQSVRSEVERIQPDFLIIDSIQTIMSPEISGVQGSVSQVREVTAELMQLAKTNNIAIFIVGHVTKEGTLAGPRMLEHMVDTVLYFEGERHHTFRILRAVKNRFGSTNEIGIFEMQLGGLVEVLNPSQVFLEERLDGATGSSIVVTMEGTRPILAEVQALVTPTMFGNAKRTTTGLDFNRASLIMAVLEKRAGLLLQNQDAYLKSAGGVKLDEPAIDLAVAVAIASSYKDKTTNPQECFVGELGLTGEIRRVNRIEQRINEAAKLGFTKIYVPKNSLTGITPPKEIEVIGVTTIQEVLKKVFA
- a CDS encoding adenylosuccinate synthase; its protein translation is MTSVVVVGTQWGDEGKGKITDFLSANAEVIARYQGGDNAGHTIVIDGKKFKLHLIPSGIFFPEKISVIGNGMVVNPKSLVKELSYLHEEGVTTDNLRISDRAHVILPYHIELDRLQEEAKGDNKIGTTIKGIGPAYMDKAARVGIRIADLLDKDIFRERLERNLAEKNRLFEKLYDSTPISVDDIFEEYYEYGQQIKQYVTDTSVILNDALDNGKRVLFEGAQGVMLDIDQGTYPFVTSSNPVAGGVTIGSGVGPSKIDKVVGVCKAYTSRVGDGPFPTELFDEVGDRIREVGHEYGTTTGRPRRVGWFDSVVMRHSRRVSGITNLSLNSIDVLSGLDMVKICVAYDLDGQRIDYYPASLEQLKRCKPIYEELPGWSEDITGVRNLEDLPENARNYVRRISELVGVRISTFSVGPGREQTNILESVWS
- the tadA gene encoding tRNA adenosine(34) deaminase TadA, translated to MNYTVEEKEAFMREALREAEIALEHDEIPIGCVIVKDGEIIGRGHNAREELQRAVMHAEIMAIENANLSEESWRLLDCTLFVTIEPCVMCSGAIGLARIPNVVYGAKNQKFGAAGSLYDILTDERLNHRVEVETGILEDDCAAIMQDFFRNRRKK